One genomic segment of Anaerolineae bacterium includes these proteins:
- a CDS encoding ATP-binding protein, producing the protein MATGEAFTVQPSDVSACGAPTWSEELAALLTEVQSNTITLALIGLYVAGAAILVAGQPIQGLAQNLTLLVLIAIGPLAWSLRRRSYPASAWLLILSSMAIVLALVTWGGAPSALPLLALPVGLTTAAITRTAGLGMGVACSLLLWWAPERLLPADGILRTVTLLGIWGVVGLIWLTLEPLTTAMRWAWSGYESSRVALEQARETQVQLKQALEDLTAANAQLRRLNQLAQAMRQAAEEERRAKERFVANVSHELRTPLNMIIGFSEMITQSPQTYGQPLPPALLADLKVILRNSLHLSKLIDDVLDLSQIDAGQMALTKEWVALDEVIEAAAVAVRPLYASKGLSLTIEVADDLPLVFCDPTRIREVVLNLLSNAGRFTERGGVQVRAWQAGEDVLVSVADTGPGIAPADQEHLFQPFYQTDSSIRRRYGGTGLGLSISKSFVELHDGKMWFESELGRGTTFFFRLPIAPPVPSSSSAVRWLNPYVPYEPRTRPPNFRPNPVQPQLVVVEQGNVLQRMLTRYAENAEVVVFPSLEAALNGLSQMPAAALLVNDIRAGEALERLLASGALPFGMPAIFCALPGLEKAIGALGVADYLVKPINASTLLAALDRLERPIKTILIADDEPDALQLFRRMLASSGRGYRVLRASDGKQAWDILRQERPDVLLLDLVMPEMDGFQLLAAKSQEPELRDIPVILISARDALGQPIASNSLLVTRGGGLSAQQLLTCIKALLEVLAPLPNSQSVKDKDGR; encoded by the coding sequence ATGGCTACTGGCGAAGCTTTTACGGTGCAGCCATCTGATGTAAGCGCTTGCGGCGCGCCAACCTGGTCAGAAGAACTGGCGGCGTTGTTGACGGAGGTGCAAAGCAACACCATCACATTGGCGCTAATCGGCTTATACGTGGCGGGCGCGGCCATCCTGGTGGCAGGTCAACCTATCCAAGGGCTGGCGCAGAACTTAACGCTGCTCGTGTTAATCGCCATCGGGCCACTGGCATGGTCGTTGCGTCGGCGCAGCTATCCGGCGTCGGCTTGGCTGCTCATTCTCAGCAGCATGGCCATCGTTCTTGCCCTCGTCACCTGGGGCGGCGCGCCTTCGGCCCTGCCGCTGTTGGCGCTGCCTGTGGGTCTGACGACAGCAGCCATCACTCGAACCGCCGGTCTGGGGATGGGGGTGGCCTGTTCCCTGTTGCTGTGGTGGGCCCCTGAAAGACTGCTGCCTGCCGACGGCATCCTCCGCACCGTCACACTGCTGGGTATATGGGGTGTCGTTGGCCTGATCTGGTTGACATTGGAGCCGCTAACGACGGCGATGCGATGGGCATGGTCCGGCTACGAAAGCAGCCGGGTCGCCCTGGAACAAGCGCGCGAAACCCAAGTCCAGTTGAAGCAGGCTCTCGAGGATTTGACGGCTGCCAACGCGCAACTTAGGCGGTTGAATCAGCTGGCGCAGGCTATGCGCCAGGCCGCTGAGGAGGAACGCCGCGCCAAGGAACGGTTCGTCGCTAACGTCAGCCACGAGCTGCGCACGCCGCTCAACATGATCATCGGCTTCAGCGAGATGATCACTCAGTCACCACAGACCTACGGCCAGCCGCTGCCGCCTGCGCTCCTGGCGGACCTCAAGGTTATTCTGCGCAACAGCTTGCACCTATCCAAGTTGATTGACGACGTACTTGACCTCAGCCAGATTGACGCGGGGCAGATGGCGTTGACCAAGGAGTGGGTGGCGCTGGACGAAGTCATCGAGGCAGCGGCCGTAGCCGTGCGGCCGCTCTACGCGTCCAAAGGGCTGTCGCTGACCATTGAAGTCGCCGACGACCTGCCGCTGGTGTTCTGCGACCCAACGCGCATTCGCGAGGTGGTGTTGAACCTGCTGAGCAACGCCGGCCGTTTCACTGAGCGGGGTGGCGTGCAGGTACGAGCCTGGCAGGCGGGGGAAGATGTCCTCGTCAGCGTGGCCGACACGGGGCCAGGCATTGCGCCGGCCGACCAAGAGCACCTCTTCCAGCCTTTTTACCAGACCGACAGCTCGATCCGTCGGCGCTATGGCGGTACCGGCCTGGGACTAAGCATCAGCAAGAGTTTTGTGGAGCTACACGACGGCAAGATGTGGTTCGAAAGCGAGCTAGGTCGCGGCACCACCTTTTTCTTCCGTCTGCCAATTGCGCCGCCCGTGCCCTCATCTAGCAGCGCAGTCCGCTGGCTCAACCCTTACGTGCCTTATGAGCCGCGCACGCGACCGCCAAACTTCCGTCCCAACCCCGTCCAGCCCCAGCTTGTGGTGGTGGAGCAAGGCAACGTGCTTCAGCGAATGCTGACTCGGTACGCTGAAAATGCCGAGGTCGTTGTCTTCCCTTCCCTTGAGGCAGCACTGAACGGACTGTCTCAGATGCCAGCAGCCGCATTGTTAGTCAACGACATTCGCGCTGGCGAAGCACTGGAACGTTTGCTAGCTTCGGGCGCGTTGCCATTCGGCATGCCTGCCATCTTCTGTGCCCTGCCGGGGCTAGAGAAGGCGATCGGTGCGCTTGGCGTGGCGGACTACCTGGTCAAGCCAATCAATGCCTCAACGCTGCTAGCTGCACTGGATCGCCTGGAACGGCCAATCAAAACGATCCTTATTGCGGACGATGAACCAGATGCATTGCAGCTGTTTCGACGGATGCTGGCGTCCTCTGGCCGAGGCTATCGCGTGCTGCGGGCCAGCGACGGCAAGCAGGCCTGGGATATCCTGCGCCAGGAGCGGCCCGACGTGCTCCTGCTCGACTTAGTTATGCCTGAGATGGACGGTTTTCAGTTGCTGGCAGCCAAAAGTCAGGAGCCCGAACTGCGTGACATTCCAGTGATCTTGATCTCCGCTCGGGATGCACTGGGCCAGCCGATAGCCAGCAATTCTCTTCTGGTTACGCGTGGGGGTGGCCTATCGGCGCAGCAATTGCTGACATGCATCAAGGCGTTATTGGAAGTGCTGGCGCCCCTGCCCAATAGCCAATCAGTGAAGGACAAAGATGGGCGCTAA
- a CDS encoding ABC transporter substrate-binding protein codes for MFRTFVSLLLLTAFLLVACAQVVTPEPLTTPPAPTKAAVQPTATQPTATLGPACTSPVTLDLYMVGSGDTPVRPEVEAALNEYIEPLICANVRFNIVGWGDWASKAITGLQAGEKIDIIFTADWWYYNELVAQGLLLPLNDDTGPYGNLIEKYGQGILSTINPGFITGSQINGINYAIPVNKELSVPDGFIYNLDVAEKIGFTKEEAAKIKSMRDFEPWLEKAKALRPDEYPYLVNFMPGFSPWLPSFAAGVPQNILTMNILNRDASGNFDETIYNVVESEWFRDYVTLIRQWRDKGWVHPEAALTGYEPDKLMNAGKFFVVAQPLKGNNIKAQEIMLSSGNPDLRVAELEWQPKIIATFNTGGSMMGIPALSEHPIEAMKFINLLHSDPKVVNTCLYGAEGKHWQLEADGRVKLIDDSWYRAHPGPWVWGNTQIQYVTNIEDPNKNRLLIEYAKDAAPHPSLGFRFNKTPVDAELTAINAVVETYWWPLVYGYIDPATELPKFINELKAAGIDKVKAELEQQYVAWKATKKQ; via the coding sequence ATGTTTAGAACTTTCGTTTCTCTACTCCTGCTGACGGCTTTCCTGCTGGTGGCATGTGCGCAGGTGGTAACGCCTGAGCCGCTTACTACGCCACCGGCTCCGACAAAGGCGGCGGTGCAGCCCACTGCCACCCAACCGACGGCTACGCTAGGGCCGGCCTGTACTTCGCCCGTCACGCTGGACTTGTACATGGTTGGCAGTGGTGATACCCCTGTCCGCCCGGAGGTGGAGGCCGCGCTCAATGAATACATCGAACCGCTCATCTGTGCTAATGTCCGCTTCAATATTGTCGGATGGGGTGACTGGGCCTCCAAAGCCATCACGGGCCTCCAAGCCGGCGAGAAGATCGATATCATTTTCACGGCCGACTGGTGGTACTATAACGAGCTGGTGGCTCAAGGGCTGCTCCTGCCTCTCAATGATGATACCGGGCCATATGGCAATCTGATAGAGAAGTATGGCCAAGGGATCCTCTCGACCATCAATCCCGGTTTCATCACCGGCAGCCAGATCAACGGCATCAACTATGCCATCCCGGTCAACAAAGAGCTGTCTGTGCCAGACGGGTTTATCTATAACCTCGATGTGGCCGAGAAGATCGGCTTCACCAAAGAGGAAGCTGCCAAGATCAAGTCTATGCGTGACTTCGAGCCCTGGCTGGAGAAGGCTAAAGCCCTTCGTCCCGACGAATACCCGTACCTCGTCAATTTCATGCCCGGTTTCTCACCCTGGCTGCCCAGTTTTGCTGCCGGCGTGCCGCAGAACATTTTGACGATGAACATCCTCAATCGCGATGCGAGCGGCAATTTCGACGAAACTATTTACAATGTCGTCGAGAGCGAATGGTTCCGCGACTACGTCACCCTTATTCGCCAGTGGCGCGATAAGGGCTGGGTCCATCCAGAGGCTGCCCTGACCGGCTACGAGCCGGATAAGCTGATGAACGCCGGCAAGTTCTTCGTGGTGGCGCAACCTCTAAAAGGCAACAATATCAAGGCGCAGGAGATCATGCTCTCCTCCGGCAACCCCGATCTGCGGGTAGCCGAACTCGAATGGCAACCCAAGATTATCGCAACGTTCAACACCGGCGGTTCGATGATGGGTATCCCAGCGCTCTCTGAGCATCCAATCGAAGCGATGAAGTTCATCAATCTGTTACACAGCGACCCGAAGGTGGTCAACACCTGCTTGTATGGCGCGGAAGGCAAGCACTGGCAGCTCGAAGCCGATGGCCGTGTCAAGCTGATAGACGACAGCTGGTACAGGGCTCACCCCGGCCCCTGGGTTTGGGGCAACACCCAGATTCAATACGTCACCAATATAGAAGACCCCAACAAGAACCGCCTGCTGATCGAATACGCCAAGGATGCGGCCCCGCATCCTTCTTTGGGCTTCCGCTTCAATAAGACCCCGGTTGATGCCGAACTGACTGCTATCAACGCGGTCGTCGAGACCTACTGGTGGCCGCTGGTCTACGGTTACATTGACCCCGCCACCGAGCTGCCCAAGTTCATTAATGAGCTGAAAGCTGCGGGCATTGACAAGGTCAAGGCCGAGCTCGAACAGCAATATGTTGCCTGGAAGGCGACCAAGAAGCAGTAG
- a CDS encoding carbohydrate ABC transporter permease, translating into MKSKPFRKVLPISFSRAKSKPARDMLAISPSTNLVLNILMVILVILTLAPFYIIIITSITSEASLTENGYRLWPREFSFNAYTYLFREGSIIITAYRNTIISTLLGTILSVILITLYAYPLTRSNFRFSTFFKFFAFFTMLFNGGLVSYYMVMRQILQIHNTMWALFLPSSFSPFWVFVLRTYIKTHVPEELIEAARIDGANEWRILLQVVVPLSVPGLATVALFSAIGIWNNFFNVLLLVDNVELYNLQYTIYSTLNNIRFLLENASRMQGVVSLAELPSQTFRMAMAVVTIGPIILAYPFFQRFFVRGLTIGAIKG; encoded by the coding sequence GTGAAATCTAAACCCTTCCGCAAAGTATTACCTATTTCCTTCTCGAGGGCAAAATCCAAGCCAGCTCGGGATATGCTTGCTATTTCCCCCTCGACGAATCTTGTTCTTAATATTTTGATGGTAATTCTCGTCATTCTCACACTCGCGCCATTTTATATCATTATCATCACTTCGATTACATCAGAAGCCTCCTTGACGGAAAACGGTTACCGCTTGTGGCCGAGGGAGTTCTCGTTCAACGCCTACACCTATCTGTTTCGTGAAGGTTCTATCATCATTACAGCCTATAGGAATACGATTATTTCCACACTGCTAGGAACCATCCTGTCAGTTATCCTGATTACGCTGTATGCTTATCCTTTAACCAGGTCCAACTTTCGGTTTTCCACCTTCTTCAAGTTCTTTGCCTTCTTTACCATGTTATTCAACGGTGGTCTGGTCTCCTATTACATGGTGATGCGGCAAATTCTACAAATTCACAACACCATGTGGGCCCTTTTCCTGCCTTCTTCCTTTAGCCCATTTTGGGTGTTCGTCCTGCGAACCTACATCAAGACCCATGTCCCCGAGGAATTGATCGAGGCGGCTCGCATTGATGGCGCCAACGAGTGGCGCATCCTGCTCCAGGTCGTCGTGCCGCTCTCGGTTCCCGGCCTGGCAACGGTGGCTCTGTTCAGCGCCATTGGCATCTGGAATAACTTCTTCAATGTTCTCTTGCTCGTGGACAATGTGGAGCTTTACAACTTGCAGTACACTATCTACTCCACCCTGAATAACATCCGCTTCTTGTTGGAAAACGCTTCGCGGATGCAAGGAGTGGTGAGCCTGGCTGAATTGCCTTCCCAGACGTTTCGCATGGCCATGGCAGTTGTGACGATCGGGCCGATTATCCTGGCCTATCCTTTCTTTCAGCGTTTTTTCGTCCGGGGCCTGACGATCGGTGCTATCAAGGGCTAA
- a CDS encoding ABC transporter permease subunit, with amino-acid sequence MLDLTKPFNRTKKSKFRWTSDRIFCNLSYLTMVLPGAIWLILFAYLPMPGIIMAFKDYRLQRPPADHWIQNRFIYSLIESPWVGFENFRYLILPTNLNNTIMYVRNTVLYNLLFIIAGLVASIALAVIIYELTNRFLAKLYHSIFFLPFFISWVVVAYVVYALANHNGIINTALVAWNLPPLEIYKEKIYWPFIFLFGNLWKYTGYSSILYLAIITGVDRQLYEAAAIDGANKWQQFWNVTLPHLIPTIVLLQILAVGRIFGSDFDMFYTLPAGSVFVRDVTTTIDVYVFNMLRSTVPLGYPAAVALVQSVVGFILIVVTNYIVRKIRPEMALF; translated from the coding sequence GTGTTGGACCTCACGAAGCCCTTCAATCGAACTAAAAAATCGAAATTCCGCTGGACGTCAGATAGGATTTTCTGTAACCTTTCCTATCTGACGATGGTACTACCCGGCGCGATATGGTTGATTTTGTTTGCTTATCTGCCCATGCCGGGCATTATCATGGCATTCAAGGATTACCGGTTACAAAGACCACCTGCCGATCACTGGATTCAAAACCGGTTTATCTACAGCCTTATTGAAAGCCCCTGGGTTGGGTTTGAAAACTTCCGCTATCTGATTCTTCCGACGAATTTGAACAATACAATCATGTATGTTCGCAATACAGTATTGTATAACCTACTTTTCATCATCGCCGGCCTGGTGGCTTCGATTGCATTGGCGGTCATCATTTACGAGTTAACGAATCGTTTTTTGGCAAAACTGTATCATTCGATTTTCTTCTTGCCATTTTTCATCTCCTGGGTAGTAGTGGCTTATGTAGTGTATGCCCTAGCAAATCATAATGGCATTATCAACACGGCGTTGGTCGCCTGGAATCTGCCGCCATTGGAGATCTACAAGGAGAAGATTTACTGGCCGTTTATCTTTCTATTTGGAAATCTTTGGAAATACACGGGATACAGCTCGATTTTATATCTTGCCATTATCACTGGTGTTGACCGTCAACTTTACGAGGCGGCGGCTATTGATGGTGCAAATAAATGGCAGCAATTCTGGAATGTCACCCTACCACACTTGATCCCAACCATCGTCTTGTTGCAAATCCTAGCCGTAGGACGCATTTTCGGCTCGGATTTCGACATGTTCTACACTCTGCCTGCCGGATCGGTTTTCGTTCGCGATGTGACGACCACAATTGATGTGTATGTTTTCAATATGCTGCGCTCTACAGTACCACTTGGTTATCCAGCGGCTGTGGCGCTTGTACAGTCGGTTGTCGGCTTTATTCTCATTGTTGTCACGAACTACATTGTTCGCAAGATTCGGCCGGAGATGGCGCTGTTTTAG
- a CDS encoding RNA-binding protein, translating to MGTRLYVGNLSYDATDADLSELFSGAGTVVSAEVVRDRETGRSRGFAFVEMETAEAATKAISMFNGTSFQNRDLRVNEAREREARGDSGRGRPGSYGPRGRSGPRDSRGSRDGGRGRSGPRW from the coding sequence ATGGGCACGCGACTGTATGTGGGGAACCTGTCGTACGACGCCACAGATGCTGATCTGAGCGAGCTGTTCAGCGGTGCCGGCACGGTGGTGAGTGCTGAGGTCGTGCGAGATCGGGAGACGGGCCGCTCGCGGGGGTTTGCCTTCGTCGAGATGGAGACGGCCGAGGCGGCCACCAAAGCGATCAGCATGTTTAATGGGACAAGCTTTCAGAACCGAGACCTCCGGGTCAACGAAGCTCGTGAACGGGAGGCGCGCGGGGACAGCGGCCGTGGCCGCCCGGGCTCCTATGGGCCTCGTGGCCGCTCTGGCCCACGCGATAGTCGAGGCAGCCGAGATGGGGGACGAGGTCGCTCTGGGCCGCGGTGGTAA
- a CDS encoding cold-shock protein has translation MSQRITGTVKWFNAAKGYGFITREGGEDVFVHYSSVQADGFRTLNEGESVEFEIAMGPKGAHATNVRRLG, from the coding sequence ATGAGTCAGCGTATCACCGGCACCGTCAAGTGGTTTAACGCGGCGAAAGGCTACGGCTTTATCACCCGCGAGGGAGGCGAGGACGTCTTCGTCCATTACAGCTCCGTTCAAGCAGACGGGTTTCGCACCTTGAATGAGGGGGAATCGGTAGAGTTTGAGATCGCGATGGGACCTAAGGGCGCCCATGCAACAAATGTGCGGAGGCTAGGCTAA
- a CDS encoding DUF192 domain-containing protein: MRVLNATREHILATRVRMADRLWTRGRGLIGMPPLQPGEALVIRPCKGIHTWFMSYPIDVLYVDEEDRVLDLDEAVPPWRLGRIRWRSAYAIELPAGTIWRTGTRPGDQLAWEI, from the coding sequence ATGCGCGTTCTGAACGCGACACGCGAGCATATCCTGGCCACCCGGGTTCGTATGGCCGATCGCCTCTGGACCCGTGGGCGCGGCCTCATCGGGATGCCTCCCTTACAGCCTGGGGAAGCCCTCGTCATCCGTCCTTGCAAGGGGATTCACACCTGGTTTATGTCATATCCTATTGACGTCCTGTATGTAGATGAGGAGGATCGGGTCCTCGATCTGGACGAGGCAGTGCCCCCCTGGCGATTAGGCCGCATCCGTTGGCGGTCAGCCTATGCCATCGAGCTTCCTGCCGGCACCATCTGGCGCACGGGCACCCGTCCCGGTGATCAGCTCGCGTGGGAGATTTGA
- a CDS encoding CpaF family protein, translating to MGPETPSAASPSLPPAYLEVKRRVQGRLINEVNVNADLSNPEEARRIIEPLYTEALTEANLILNRSERQRLFELILAEILGYGPIQPLLEDDSITEIMVNGPKQVYIERGGKLQRAPIAFENDQHVMRIIERIVAPLGRRIDESSPMVDGRLPDGSRVNAIIPPLSLVGPCITIRKFAKIPFTVDDLIRFGTLTPEATKFLEAAVKARLNIIISGGTGSGKTTLLNVLSAFIPPDERIITIEDSAELQLKQEHVVRLEARPPNIEGKGRVTIRDLVVNALRMRPDRIVVGEVRAGEALDMLQAMNTGHDGSLTTAHSNSPRDTLSRIETMVMMAGMELPLKAIRQQIASAIDLIVHAERLRDGSRKVVKITEILGMEGDTIVLQDIFEFVQEGIDGDRIIGSLRPTGLRPKAIEKIERYHIYLGPEIFGQMESPRRGEFMHRRR from the coding sequence ATTGGTCCAGAAACACCTTCGGCGGCGTCGCCATCCCTGCCGCCGGCCTATCTCGAGGTCAAGCGGCGCGTCCAAGGGCGCCTGATCAACGAGGTCAACGTCAACGCCGATCTATCCAACCCCGAAGAAGCGCGGCGCATCATCGAGCCCCTTTACACCGAGGCGTTGACGGAGGCCAACCTCATCCTGAACCGGAGTGAACGGCAACGGCTTTTCGAACTGATCCTGGCCGAGATCTTGGGATACGGCCCGATTCAGCCATTGCTGGAGGACGACAGCATCACGGAGATCATGGTCAACGGGCCTAAGCAGGTTTACATCGAAAGGGGTGGCAAGCTGCAACGAGCGCCTATCGCCTTTGAGAACGATCAGCACGTCATGCGGATCATCGAGCGGATCGTCGCCCCTTTGGGACGGCGTATTGACGAAAGCTCCCCCATGGTGGACGGGCGCCTGCCGGATGGCTCCCGCGTTAACGCCATCATCCCCCCGCTCTCGCTGGTGGGGCCATGCATCACCATCCGCAAGTTCGCGAAGATCCCTTTTACCGTGGACGATCTCATCCGTTTTGGGACGTTGACGCCGGAGGCGACCAAGTTTCTGGAAGCCGCTGTGAAGGCCCGCCTCAACATTATCATCTCAGGTGGCACAGGTTCAGGCAAGACCACCCTCCTGAATGTGCTCTCTGCCTTCATCCCGCCAGATGAGCGCATCATCACCATCGAAGACTCCGCTGAGCTACAGCTCAAACAGGAACATGTGGTGCGGTTGGAGGCGCGGCCGCCGAACATCGAAGGGAAAGGCCGGGTCACCATCCGCGATCTGGTGGTCAACGCGCTGCGCATGCGTCCAGATCGCATCGTCGTGGGCGAGGTGCGCGCCGGCGAGGCGCTGGACATGCTCCAGGCGATGAACACGGGGCATGACGGCTCGCTGACCACGGCTCACTCGAACAGCCCGCGCGACACCCTATCTCGCATTGAGACCATGGTGATGATGGCCGGCATGGAGCTGCCGCTGAAGGCCATCCGTCAACAGATCGCCTCGGCTATCGATCTGATCGTGCACGCCGAACGCCTGCGCGATGGTTCGCGCAAAGTTGTGAAAATCACCGAGATCTTGGGAATGGAGGGGGATACGATCGTACTGCAAGACATCTTCGAGTTCGTGCAAGAGGGCATAGATGGCGATCGGATCATCGGCAGCCTCAGGCCCACGGGATTGCGGCCCAAAGCCATTGAAAAGATCGAGCGGTATCATATCTACCTGGGCCCGGAGATCTTCGGGCAAATGGAATCGCCCCGGCGGGGTGAGTTCATGCATCGCAGGCGGTGA
- a CDS encoding tetratricopeptide repeat protein, translated as MDQKPMTMDRWSFALRPSFIGDYQAALEHLQAGRWEEAIKLLTTLQEQYPKHPELEALLEQAQLKSALAQKQPGITRARLLSWLGKAPLLRRVILAVMAFVAVSAVILVYARAIAPAQAEEERLARQARLLREGQQALAVGAYERAAEAFRQLLAQVPDSVPAQEGLALAEQRLALARKYQTAVELEQTGRLQEALELFQDLNGQAPGYADVSQRVSALKRRLDIQRLYEEATQAYEARRWADAATAYETVRGLDLEFRPDEISQRLFESYSRQAYELIAEPITDERAQDLSSIDQQATQALHLLNEALSLRPRDATARSVRAQLSNYLRGVEAAQAQRWEEAVDHLEQASSVADQWMSDSPSQPSALRLGLAYHLCQAYLELGKALEEQGDPLQAIERYRSALALVDRYELWMDDPSFVAIGDAARQRLEALLPLTVPTATPTPTPLPTPTPTPTPTPLPLSAYRGWIAFKTDREGGERVYVMRPDGSDPRPISDPENYAKLEEREAYSPDGTRRVYNEGDERSTPLYIWRYDVPPTWERRRQLLDNSAINYQPAWSPQGNLIAFVSQKSGGDEIWIISADEREEHPTPKRLTFNDWEWDKHPTWSPDGQYIAFWSNRETGRRQIWVMRADGSDPINISRNEYNDWDPIWIK; from the coding sequence ATGGACCAGAAACCTATGACCATGGATCGGTGGTCTTTCGCCCTTCGGCCCTCCTTTATCGGCGACTACCAGGCAGCGCTTGAGCACCTGCAGGCAGGACGATGGGAGGAGGCCATCAAGCTACTGACCACCCTCCAGGAGCAATACCCGAAGCATCCAGAGTTGGAGGCTCTGCTCGAGCAGGCCCAACTAAAATCAGCCCTGGCCCAAAAGCAACCTGGCATCACGCGCGCTCGTCTGCTGTCCTGGCTTGGTAAAGCACCGCTTCTGCGACGAGTGATCCTGGCCGTGATGGCATTCGTCGCCGTGAGCGCCGTGATCCTGGTGTACGCGAGAGCCATCGCCCCAGCCCAGGCTGAAGAAGAGCGACTGGCTCGACAGGCCCGGCTGTTGCGAGAGGGCCAACAGGCGCTGGCGGTGGGCGCCTACGAGCGGGCGGCAGAAGCATTTCGCCAGCTCTTGGCACAGGTTCCCGATAGCGTGCCCGCGCAGGAAGGGCTGGCGCTGGCGGAGCAACGCCTGGCCCTAGCTCGGAAATATCAAACCGCCGTCGAGCTGGAACAAACCGGCCGGCTTCAGGAGGCGCTAGAGCTGTTCCAGGACCTAAATGGGCAAGCTCCTGGCTACGCCGATGTGTCTCAACGGGTGAGCGCTTTGAAGCGGCGTCTGGACATCCAGCGGCTATACGAGGAGGCGACCCAGGCCTACGAGGCGAGAAGATGGGCAGACGCCGCCACCGCGTACGAAACGGTGCGGGGCCTGGACCTGGAATTCCGCCCGGATGAGATCAGCCAACGGCTCTTTGAGAGCTATAGCCGCCAGGCTTACGAGTTGATCGCTGAGCCGATCACCGATGAGAGAGCACAGGATCTTTCCTCTATTGACCAGCAAGCCACGCAGGCCCTTCATCTGCTGAACGAGGCCCTCAGCCTTCGCCCGCGCGACGCCACGGCAAGGTCCGTGCGGGCTCAGCTGTCCAACTATCTGCGCGGCGTCGAGGCCGCTCAGGCCCAGCGATGGGAGGAAGCGGTGGATCACTTGGAGCAAGCTAGTAGTGTGGCGGATCAATGGATGAGTGATTCGCCGAGTCAGCCGTCGGCTCTTCGTCTCGGGCTTGCCTATCATCTGTGCCAGGCATATCTGGAGCTAGGCAAAGCCCTGGAGGAGCAAGGGGATCCGCTGCAAGCCATCGAGCGGTACCGATCGGCTCTCGCGCTGGTGGACCGCTATGAACTGTGGATGGACGATCCCAGCTTCGTGGCGATCGGCGATGCGGCTCGCCAGCGCCTGGAGGCGCTTTTGCCCCTTACGGTGCCAACAGCTACGCCAACTCCGACGCCGCTTCCGACGCCCACACCAACTCCGACCCCTACGCCGCTTCCACTGAGCGCGTACCGGGGTTGGATCGCTTTCAAGACCGACCGCGAGGGGGGAGAACGGGTGTATGTGATGCGTCCCGATGGCTCAGATCCCCGCCCGATCAGCGACCCGGAGAACTACGCCAAACTGGAAGAGCGAGAGGCCTATTCGCCGGACGGCACTCGGCGCGTATATAACGAGGGCGACGAGCGCTCGACGCCGCTCTACATCTGGCGTTACGACGTGCCGCCGACTTGGGAGCGCCGTCGCCAGCTTCTCGACAACAGCGCCATCAACTATCAGCCTGCCTGGTCGCCCCAGGGCAACCTGATCGCCTTTGTCTCTCAGAAGAGCGGCGGCGACGAGATCTGGATCATCAGCGCCGATGAACGCGAGGAACATCCCACCCCCAAGCGTCTCACCTTCAATGATTGGGAGTGGGACAAGCACCCGACCTGGTCACCGGATGGACAGTACATCGCCTTCTGGTCGAACCGTGAGACTGGCCGCCGGCAGATCTGGGTCATGCGGGCAGACGGCAGCGATCCAATCAACATCAGCCGCAATGAATACAACGATTGGGACCCGATTTGGATCAAGTGA